A region from the Alnus glutinosa chromosome 5, dhAlnGlut1.1, whole genome shotgun sequence genome encodes:
- the LOC133869379 gene encoding probable F-box protein At4g22030 — translation MASTLRLSSSSSMKINAAIHVPKLPKLIPYFSVPKIPTRKLQVQELNIRDAFIKIAPVEKIDVITTAPIDDKSPNSNTIATTQLYAILEAVSDRVEMHANMGKQRENWNTLLLNSINMITLTAATMAGAAAIAGTGMPLLALKLSSTLLYSAATGMLLVMNKIQPSQLAEEQRNATRLFKQIQSQIQSMLSLGTSAQEDVKDVMEKVLALDRAYPLPLLGAMLDKFPAKYEPAVWWPSKKLQKKNKSREGNNLQQEKNGWSEELEGEMREIVEVVKRKDIEDYERLGNLVLKINKVLAIAGPLLTGIAAVGSAFVGNGSWAAIVAAAAGALGSAVNTFEHGSQIGMVFEMYRNCGGFFRLLQESIEATLEERDTEKRENGELFEMKVALKLGRSLSQLKQLARKSASSRMDGTTIDEFGSKLF, via the coding sequence ATGGCTTCAACTCTGcgattatcttcttcttcttccatgaaAATCAATGCTGCTATTCATGTCCCAAAACTTCCAAAACTGATCCCTTATTTCTCTGttccaaaaataccaacaaGAAAGTTGCAGGTCCAGGAATTGAATATAAGGGACGCGTTCATAAAGATAGCCCCGGTTGAAAAGATCGACGTCATCACTACAGCACCAATCGATGATAAATCACCCAACTCCAACACCATTGCAACTACCCAACTCTATGCCATCTTAGAGGCCGTGTCTGACAGGGTGGAGATGCACGCAAACATGGGAAAACAGCGTGAAAACTGGAATACCCTTCTTCTCAACTCCATCAACATGATTACTCTCACTGCTGCCACCATGGCTGGTGCGGCAGCCATTGCTGGCACCGGAATGCCCCTCTTGGCTCTTAAATTATCGTCCACTCTCTTGTATTCTGCAGCCACGGGGATGTTGCTTGTGATGAACAAAATTCAGCCTTCACAACTTGCAGAGGAACAACGTAATGCTACGAGATTGTTCAAGCAGATCCAAAGCCAAATCCAGAGTATGCTGTCTCTCGGGACTTCAGCTCAAGAAGATGTGAAGGACGTGATGGAAAAGGTCTTGGCCCTCGACAGAGCCTACCCACTTCCCTTGTTAGGAGCAATGCTTGACAAGTTCCCTGCAAAGTACGAGCCCGCTGTTTGGTGGCCTTCAAAAAAACTCCAGAAGAAAAACAAGTCACGTGAAGGAAATAATTTACAGCAAGAGAAGAATGGGTGGAGTGAGGAACTGGAAGGTGAAATGCGAGAGATCGTTGAGGTGGTGAAGAGAAAGGACATTGAGGACTATGAAAGGCTGGGCAACCTGgtgttgaagatcaacaagGTTTTAGCCATCGCAGGACCATTACTCACAGGCATTGCAGCCGTTGGGTCTGCTTTTGTTGGTAACGGGTCATGGGCTGCAATAGTAGCGGCGGCTGCGGGGGCTTTAGGTAGCGCGGTTAATACATTTGAACATGGCAGCCAAATTGGTATGGTGTTTGAGATGTACAGAAACTGCGGTGGCTTCTTTCGGTTACTCCAAGAATCAATAGAAGCCACACTTGAGGAAAGAGATACGGAGAAAAGAGAAAACGGAGAGTTGTTTGAAATGAAGGTGGCTTTGAAACTGGGGAGAAGCTTGTCACAGCTCAAACAACTTGCCAGAAAGTCAGCTTCTTCCCGTATGGATGGAACTACCATAGATGAATTCGGTAGCAAGCTTTTTTAG
- the LOC133869568 gene encoding probable F-box protein At4g22030 encodes MASTLRLSSSSSSSSSMKINSAIHVPKLPKLIPYFSVPKIPTRKLQVQELNIRDAFIKIAPVEKIDVITTAPIDDKSPNSNAIATTQLYAILEAVSDRVEMHANIGKQRENWNTLLLNSINMITLTAATMAGAAAIAGARMPLLALKLSSTLLYSAATGMLLMINKIQPSQLAEEQRNATRLFKQLQSQIQSMLSLGTSSQEDVKDVMEKVLALDRAYPLPLLGAMLDKFPAKYEPAVWWPSKKLQKKNKSREGNHVQQEKNGWSEELEGEMREIVEVVKRKDIEDYERLGNLVLKINKVLAIAGPLLTGIAAVGSAFVGNGSWAAIVAVAAGALGSAVNAFEHGGQIGMVFEMYRNCGGFFRLLQESIEVTVEEKDMEKRENGKLFEMNVALKLGRSLSQLKQLAKKSASTHMDGSAVDEFASKLF; translated from the coding sequence ATGGCTTCAACTCTGcgattatcttcttcttcttcttcttcttcttcaatgaaAATCAATTCTGCTATTCATGTCCCAAAACTTCCAAAACTGATCCCTTATTTCTCTGttccaaaaataccaacaaGAAAGCTGCAGGTCCAGGAATTGAATATAAGGGACGCGTTCATAAAGATAGCCCCGGTTGAAAAGATCGACGTCATCACTACAGCACCAATCGATGATAAATCACCCAACTCCAACGCCATTGCAACTACCCAACTCTATGCCATCTTAGAGGCCGTGTCTGACAGGGTGGAGATGCACGCAAACATTGGAAAACAGCGTGAAAACTGGAATACCCTTCTTCTCAACTCCATCAACATGATTACTCTCACTGCTGCCACCATGGCTGGTGCTGCAGCCATTGCTGGCGCCAGAATGCCCCTTTTAGCCCTTAAATTATCGTCCACTCTCTTGTATTCTGCTGCCACGGGGATGTTGCTTATGATCAACAAAATTCAGCCTTCACAACTTGCAGAGGAACAACGTAATGCCACGAGATTGTTCAAGCAGCTCCAGAGCCAAATCCAGAGTATGCTGTCTCTCGGGACTTCATCTCAAGAAGATGTGAAGGACGTGATGGAAAAGGTCTTGGCCCTCGACAGAGCCTACCCACTTCCCTTGTTAGGAGCAATGCTTGACAAATTCCCTGCAAAGTATGAGCCTGCTGTTTGGTGGCCTTCAAAAAAACTCCAGAAAAAAAACAAGTCACGTGAAGGAAATCATGTACAGCAAGAGAAGAATGGGTGGAGTGAGGAACTAGAAGGAGAAATGCGAGAGATCGTTGAGGTGGTGAAAAGAAAGGACATTGAGGACTATGAAAGGCTGGGAAACCTGgtgttgaagatcaacaagGTTTTAGCCATCGCAGGGCCATTACTCACAGGCATTGCAGCCGTTGGGTCTGCTTTTGTTGGTAACGGGTCATGGGCTGCAATAGTAGCGGTGGCTGCGGGGGCTTTAGGTAGCGCAGTTAATGCATTCGAGCATGGTGGCCAAATTGGTATGGTGTTTGAGATGTACAGAAACTGCGGTGGCTTCTTCCGGCTACTCCAAGAATCAATAGAAGTCACGGTTGAGGAAAAAGAtatggaaaaaagagaaaacggGAAGTTGTTTGAAATGAACGTGGCTTTGAAACTGGGGAGAAGCTTGTCACAGCTCAAACAACTTGCCAAAAAGTCAGCCTCTACACATATGGATGGAAGCGCCGTAGATGAATTCGCTAGCAAGTTGTTTTAG
- the LOC133869511 gene encoding probable F-box protein At4g22030: MASTLRLSSSCCSRKINAAIHVPKLPKVIPYFSVPKIPTRKLQVQELNIRDAFIKIAPVEKIDVITTAPIDDKSPNSNTIATTQLYAILEAVSDRVEMHANIGKQRENWNTLLLNSINMITLTAATMAGAAAIAGAGMPLLTLKLSSTLLYSAATGMLLVMNKIQPSQLAEEQRNATRLFKQIQSQIQSMLSLGTSAQEDVKDVMEKVLALDRAYPLPLLGAMLDKFPAKYEPAVWWPSKKLQKKNKSREGNNVPQEKNGWSEELEGEMREIVEVVKRKDIEDYERLGNLVLKINKVLAIAGPLLTGIAAVGSAFVGNGSWAAIVAVAAGALGSAVNTFEHGSQIGMVFEMYRNCGGFFRLLQESIEATLEEGDMEKRENGELFEMKVALKLGRSLSQLKQLARKSASSRMDGTTIDEFGSKLF; the protein is encoded by the coding sequence ATGGCTTCAACTCTCCGATTATCTTCGTCTTGTTGTTCCAGGAAAATCAATGCTGCTATACATGTCCCAAAACTTCCAAAAGTGATCCCTTATTTCTCTGttccaaaaataccaacaaGAAAGCTGCAGGTCCAGGAATTGAATATAAGGGACGCGTTCATAAAGATAGCCCCGGTTGAAAAGATCGACGTCATCACTACAGCACCAATCGATGATAAATCACCCAACTCCAACACCATTGCGACTACCCAACTCTATGCCATCTTAGAGGCCGTGTCTGACAGGGTGGAGATGCACGCAAACATTGGAAAACAGCGTGAAAACTGGAATACCCTTCTTCTCAACTCCATCAACATGATTACTCTCACTGCTGCCACCATGGCTGGTGCTGCAGCCATTGCTGGCGCCGGAATGCCCCTTTTGACTCTTAAATTATCGTCCACTCTCTTGTATTCTGCAGCCACGGGGATGTTGCTTGTGATGAACAAAATTCAGCCTTCACAACTTGCAGAGGAACAACGTAATGCTACGAGATTGTTCAAGCAGATCCAAAGCCAAATCCAGAGTATGCTGTCTCTCGGGACTTCAGCTCAAGAAGATGTGAAGGACGTGATGGAAAAGGTCTTGGCCCTCGACAGAGCCTACCCACTTCCCTTGTTAGGAGCAATGCTTGACAAGTTCCCTGCAAAGTACGAGCCCGCTGTTTGGTGGCCTTCAAAAAAACTCCAGAAGAAAAACAAGTCACGTGAAGGAAATAATGTACCGCAAGAGAAGAATGGGTGGAGTGAGGAACTGGAAGGTGAAATGCGAGAGATCGTTGAGGTGGTGAAGAGAAAGGACATTGAGGACTATGAAAGACTGGGCAACCTGgtgttgaagatcaacaagGTTTTAGCCATCGCAGGACCATTACTCACAGGCATTGCAGCCGTTGGGTCTGCTTTTGTTGGTAACGGGTCATGGGCTGCAATAGTAGCGGTGGCTGCGGGGGCTTTAGGTAGCGCGGTTAATACATTTGAACATGGCAGTCAAATTGGTATGGTGTTTGAGATGTACAGAAACTGCGGTGGCTTCTTCCGGCTACTCCAAGAATCAATAGAAGCCACACTTGAGGAAGGAGATATGGAGAAAAGAGAAAACGGAGAGTTGTTTGAAATGAAGGTGGCTTTGAAACTGGGGAGAAGCTTGTCACAGCTCAAACAACTTGCCAGAAAGTCAGCTTCTTCCCGTATGGATGGAACTACCATAGATGAATTCGGTAGCAAGCTTTTTTAG
- the LOC133869468 gene encoding probable F-box protein At4g22030: MASTLRLSSSSMKINAAIHVPKIPKLVPYFSVPKIPTRKLQVQELNIRDAFIKIAPVEKIDVITTAPIDDKLPNSNTIATTQLYAILEAVSDRVEMHANIGKQRENWNTLLLNSINMITLTAATMAGAAAIAGAGMPLLALKLSSTLLYSAATGMLLVMNKIQPSQLAEEQRNATRLFKQIQSQIQTMLALGTPTQEDVKDVMEKVLALDRAYPLPLLGAMLDKFPAKYEPAVWWPSKNLQKKNKSREGNHVQQEKNGWSEELEGEMREIVEVVKRKDIEDYERLGNLVLKINKVLAIAGPLLTGIAAVGSAFVGNGSWAAIVAVAAGALGSAVNAFEHGGQIGMVFEMYRNCGGFFRLLQESIEATLEERDMEKRENGELFEMKVALKLGRSLSQLKQLAKKSASSRMNGTTLDEFGSKLF; the protein is encoded by the coding sequence ATGGCTTCAACTCTCcgattatcttcttcttccatgAAAATCAATGCTGCTATTCATGTCCCAAAGATTCCAAAACTGGTCCCTTATTTCTCTGttccaaaaataccaacaaGAAAGCTGCAGGTCCAGGAATTGAATATAAGGGACGCGTTCATAAAGATAGCCCCGGTAGAAAAGATCGACGTCATCACTACCGCACCAATCGATGATAAATTACCCAACTCCAACACCATTGCTACTACCCAACTCTATGCCATCTTAGAGGCCGTGTCTGACAGGGTGGAGATGCACGCTAACATTGGAAAACAGCGTGAGAACTGGAATACCCTTCTTCTCAACTCCATCAACATGATTACTCTCACTGCTGCCACCATGGCTGGTGCTGCAGCCATTGCTGGCGCCGGAATGCCCCTTTTGGCTCTTAAATTATCGTCCACTCTCTTGTATTCTGCAGCCACGGGGATGTTGCTTGTGATGAACAAAATTCAGCCTTCACAACTTGCAGAGGAACAACGTAATGCTACGAGATTGTTCAAGCAGATCCAGAGCCAAATTCAAACTATGCTGGCTCTCGGGACTCCAACTCAAGAAGATGTGAAGGACGTGATGGAAAAGGTCTTGGCCCTCGACAGAGCCTACCCACTTCCCTTGCTTGGAGCAATGCTTGACAAGTTCCCTGCAAAGTACGAGCCTGCTGTTTGGTGGCCTTCAAAAAACCTCCAGAAGAAAAACAAGTCACGTGAAGGAAATCATGTACAGCAAGAGAAGAATGGGTGGAGTGAGGAACTGGAAGGAGAAATGCGAGAGATCGTTGAGGTGGTGAAGAGAAAGGACATTGAGGACTATGAAAGGCTGGGCAACCTGgtgttgaagatcaacaagGTTTTAGCCATCGCAGGACCATTACTCACAGGCATTGCAGCCGTTGGGTCTGCTTTTGTTGGTAACGGATCATGGGCTGCAATAGTAGCGGTGGCTGCGGGTGCTTTAGGCAGCGCGGTTAATGCATTCGAGCATGGTGGCCAAATTGGTATGGTGTTTGAGATGTATAGAAACTGCGGTGGCTTCTTTCGGCTACTTCAAGAATCAATAGAAGCCACACTTGAGGAAAGAGATATGGAGAAAAGAGAAAACGGGGAGTTGTTTGAAATGAAGGTGGCTTTGAAACTGGGGAGAAGTTTGTCACAGCTCAAACAACTTGCCAAAAAGTCAGCTTCTTCCCGTATGAATGGAACTACCCTAGATGAATTCGGTAGCAAGCTTTTTTAG
- the LOC133869924 gene encoding probable F-box protein At4g22030 codes for LPNSNTITTTQLYAILEAVSDRVEMHANIGNQRENWNTLLLNSINMITLNAATMAGAAAIAGAGMPLLALKLSSTLLYSAATGMLLAMNKIQPSQLAEEQRNATRLFKQLQSKIQSMLSLGTPTQEDVKDVMEKVLALDRAYPLPLLGAMLDKFPAKYEPAVWWPSKNLQKKNKSREGNNVQQEKNGWSEELEGEMREIVEVVKRKDIEDYERLGNLVLKINKVLAIAGPLLTGIAAVGSAFVGNGSWAAIVAVAAGALGSAVNAFEHGSQIGMVFEMYRNCGGFFRLLQESIEATLEERDMEKRENGELFEMKVALKLGRSLSQLKQLAKKSASSRMDGTTIDEFGSKLF; via the coding sequence TTACCCAACTCCAACACCATTACGACTACCCAACTCTATGCCATCTTAGAAGCCGTGTCTGACAGGGTGGAGATGCACGCTAACATTGGAAATCAGCGTGAGAACTGGAATACCCTTCTTCTCAACTCCATCAACATGATTACTCTCAATGCTGCCACCATGGCTGGTGCTGCAGCCATTGCTGGCGCCGGAATGCCCCTTTTGGCTCTTAAATTATCGTCCACGCTCTTGTATTCTGCGGCCACGGGGATGTTGCTTGCGATGAACAAAATACAGCCTTCACAACTTGCAGAGGAACAACGTAATGCCACGAGATTGTTCAAGCAGCTCCAGAGCAAAATCCAGAGTATGCTGTCTCTCGGGACTCCAACTCAAGAAGATGTGAAGGACGTGATGGAAAAGGTCTTGGCCCTCGACAGAGCCTACCCACTTCCCTTGCTTGGAGCAATGCTTGACAAGTTCCCTGCAAAGTACGAGCCTGCTGTTTGGTGGCCTTCAAAAAACCTCCAGAAGAAAAACAAGTCACGTGAAGGAAATAATGTACAGCAAGAGAAGAATGGGTGGAGTGAGGAACTGGAAGGTGAAATGCGAGAGATCGTTGAGGTGGTGAAGAGAAAGGACATTGAGGACTATGAAAGGCTGGGCAACCTGgtgttgaagatcaacaagGTTTTAGCCATCGCAGGACCATTACTCACAGGCATTGCAGCCGTTGGGTCTGCTTTTGTTGGTAACGGGTCATGGGCTGCAATAGTAGCGGTGGCTGCGGGGGCTCTAGGTAGCGCGGTTAATGCATTCGAACATGGCAGCCAAATTGGTATGGTGTTTGAGATGTATAGAAACTGCGGTGGCTTCTTCCGGCTACTCCAAGAATCAATAGAAGCCACACTTGAAGAAAGAGAtatggaaaaaagagaaaacggGGAGTTGTTTGAAATGAAGGTGGCTTTGAAACTGGGGAGAAGCTTATCACAACTCAAACAACTTGCCAAAAAGTCAGCTTCTTCCCGTATGGATGGAACTACCATAGATGAATTCGGTAGCAAGCTTTTTTAG
- the LOC133869463 gene encoding probable F-box protein At4g22030 yields the protein MASTLRLSSSSMKINSAIHVPKLKLPKLIPYFSVPKIPTRKLQVQELNLRDAFIKIAPVEKIDVITTAPIDDKSPNSNAIATTQLYAILEAVSDRVEMHANIGKQRENWNTLLLNSINMITLTAATMAGAAAIAGAGMPLLALKLSSTLLYSAATGMLLMINKIQPSQLAEEQRNATRLFKQLQSQIQSMLSLGTSSQEDVKDVMEKVLALDRAYPLPLLGAMLDKFPAKYEPAVWWPSKKLQKKNKSREGNHVQQEKNGWSEELEGEMREIVEVVKRKDIEDYERLGNLVLKINKVLAIAGPLLTGIAAVGSAFVGNGSWAAIVAVAAGALGSAVNAFEHGGQIGMVFEMYRNCGGFFRLLQESIETTLGERDLEKRENGKLFEMNVALKLGRSLSQLKQLARKSASTRMDGSTVDEFASKLF from the coding sequence ATGGCTTCAACTCTGcgattatcttcttcttccatgAAAATCAATTCTGCTATTCATGTCCCAAAACTTAAACTTCCAAAACTGATCCCTTATTTCTCTGttccaaaaataccaacaaGAAAGCTGCAGGTCCAGGAATTGAATCTAAGGGACGCGTTCATAAAGATAGCCCCGGTTGAAAAGATCGACGTCATCACTACAGCACCAATCGATGATAAATCACCCAACTCCAACGCCATTGCAACTACCCAACTCTATGCCATCTTAGAGGCCGTGTCTGACAGGGTGGAGATGCACGCAAACATTGGAAAACAGCGTGAAAACTGGAATACCCTTCTTCTCAACTCCATCAACATGATTACTCTCACTGCTGCCACCATGGCTGGTGCTGCAGCCATTGCTGGCGCCGGAATGCCCCTTTTAGCCCTTAAATTATCGTCCACTCTCTTGTATTCTGCTGCCACGGGGATGTTGCTTATGATCAACAAAATTCAGCCTTCACAACTTGCAGAGGAACAACGTAATGCCACGAGATTGTTCAAGCAGCTCCAGAGCCAAATCCAGAGTATGCTGTCTCTCGGGACTTCATCTCAAGAAGATGTGAAGGACGTGATGGAAAAGGTCTTGGCCCTCGACAGAGCCTACCCACTTCCCTTGTTAGGAGCAATGCTTGACAAATTCCCTGCAAAGTATGAGCCTGCTGTTTGGTGGCCTTCAAAAAAACTCCAGAAAAAAAACAAGTCACGTGAAGGAAATCATGTACAGCAAGAGAAGAATGGGTGGAGTGAGGAACTAGAAGGAGAAATGCGAGAGATCGTTGAGGTGGTGAAAAGAAAGGACATTGAGGACTATGAAAGGCTGGGCAACCTGgtgttgaagatcaacaagGTTTTAGCCATCGCAGGGCCATTACTCACAGGCATTGCAGCCGTTGGGTCTGCTTTTGTTGGTAACGGGTCATGGGCTGCAATAGTAGCGGTGGCTGCGGGGGCTTTAGGTAGCGCGGTTAATGCATTCGAGCATGGTGGCCAAATTGGTATGGTGTTTGAGATGTACAGAAACTGCGGTGGCTTCTTCCGGCTACTCCAAGAATCAATAGAGACCACACTAGGCGAAAGAGATTTGGAGAAAAGAGAAAACGGGAAGTTGTTTGAAATGAATGTGGCTTTAAAACTAGGAAGAAGCTTGTCACAGCTCAAACAACTTGCCAGAAAGTCAGCCTCTACACGAATGGATGGAAGCACCGTAGATGAATTCGCTAGCAAGCTGTTTTAG
- the LOC133869675 gene encoding probable F-box protein At4g22030 gives MASTLRLSSSSMKINAAIHVPKLPKVIPYFSVPKIPTRKLQVQELNIRDAFIKIAPVEKIDVITTAPIDDKLPNCNTITTTQLYAILEAVSDRVEMHANIGNQRENWNTLLLNSINMITLTAATMAGAAAIAGAGMPLLALKLSSTLLYSAATGMLLAMNKIQPSQLAEEQRNATRLFKQLQSKIQSMLSLGTPTQEDVKDMMEKVLTLDRAYPFPLLGAMLDKFPAKYEPAVWWPSKKHQKKNKSREGNHVQQEKNGWSEELEGEMREIVEVVKRKDIEDYERLGNLVLKINKVLAIAGPLLTGIAAVGSAFVGNGSWAAIVAVAAGALGSAVNAFEHGGQIGMVFEMYRNCGGFFRLLQESIVATLKEKDSEKRENGELFEMKVALKLGRSLSQLKQLARKSASTRMYGIAIDEFASKLF, from the coding sequence ATGGCTTCAACTCTGcgattatcttcttcttccatgAAAATCAATGCTGCTATTCATGTCCCAAAACTTCCAAAAGTGATCCCTTATTTCTCTGttccaaaaataccaacaaGAAAGCTGCAGGTCCAGGAATTGAATATAAGGGACGCGTTCATAAAGATAGCCCCGGTAGAAAAGATCGACGTCATCACTACCGCACCAATCGATGATAAATTACCCAACTGCAACACCATTACGACTACCCAACTCTATGCCATCTTAGAGGCCGTGTCTGACAGGGTGGAGATGCACGCTAACATTGGAAATCAGCGTGAGAACTGGAATACCCTTCTTCTCAACTCCATCAACATGATTACTCTCACTGCTGCCACCATGGCTGGTGCTGCAGCCATTGCTGGCGCCGGAATGCCCCTTTTGGCTCTTAAATTATCGTCCACGCTCTTGTATTCTGCGGCCACGGGGATGTTGCTTGCGATGAACAAAATACAGCCTTCACAACTTGCAGAGGAACAACGTAATGCCACGAGATTGTTCAAGCAGCTCCAGAGCAAAATCCAGAGTATGCTGTCTCTCGGGACTCCAACTCAAGAAGATGTGAAGGACATGATGGAAAAGGTCTTGACCCTCGACAGAGCCTACCCATTTCCCTTGCTAGGAGCAATGCTTGACAAGTTCCCTGCAAAGTACGAGCCTGCTGTTTGGTGGccttcaaaaaaacaccaaaagaaaaacaagtcaCGTGAAGGAAATCATGTACAGCAAGAGAAGAACGGGTGGAGTGAGGAACTGGAAGGAGAAATGCGAGAGATCGTTGAGGTGGTGAAGAGAAAGGACATTGAGGACTATGAAAGGCTGGGCAACCTGgtgttgaagatcaacaagGTTTTAGCCATCGCAGGACCATTACTCACAGGCATTGCAGCCGTTGGGTCTGCTTTTGTTGGTAACGGGTCATGGGCTGCAATAGTAGCTGTGGCTGCGGGGGCTTTAGGTAGTGCGGTAAATGCATTCGAGCATGGTGGCCAAATTGGCATGGTGTTTGAGATGTACAGAAATTGCGGTGGCTTTTTCCGGCTACTCCAAGAATCAATAGTGGCCACACTTAAGGAAAAAGATTCGGAGAAAAGAGAAAACGGGGAATTGTTTGAAATGAAGGTAGCTTTGAAATTGGGAAGAAGCTTGTCACAGCTCAAACAACTTGCCAGAAAGTCAGCTTCTACACGTATGTATGGAATCGCTATAGATGAATTCGCTAGCAAGCTTTTTTAG
- the LOC133869609 gene encoding probable F-box protein At4g22030, translated as MASTLRLSSSSSMKINAAIHVPKLPKVIPYFSVPKIPTRKLQVQELNIRDAFIKVAPVEKIDVITTAPIDDKLPNSNTITTTQLYAILEAVSDRVEMHANIGNQRENWNTLLLNSINMITLTAATMAGAAAIAGAGMPLLALKLSSTLLYSAATGMLLAMNKIQPSQLAEEQRNATRLFKQLQSKIQSMLSLGTPTQEDVKDVMEKVLALDRAYPLPLLGAMLDKFPSKYEPAVWWPSKNLQKKNKSREGNNVQQEKNGWSEELEGEMREIVEVVKRKDIEDYERLGNLVLKINKVLAIAGPLLTGIAAVGSAFVGNGSWAAIVAVAAGALGSAVNAFEHGSQIGMVFEMYRNCGGFFRLLQESIEATLEERDMEKRENGELFEMKVALKLGRSLSQLKQLAKKSASSRMDGTTIDEFGSKLF; from the coding sequence ATGGCTTCAACTCTGcgattatcttcttcttcttccatgaaAATCAATGCTGCTATTCATGTCCCAAAACTTCCAAAAGTGATCCCTTATTTCTCTGttccaaaaataccaacaaGAAAGCTGCAGGTCCAGGAATTGAATATAAGGGACGCGTTCATAAAGGTAGCCCCGGTTGAAAAGATCGACGTCATCACTACCGCACCAATCGATGATAAATTACCCAACTCCAACACCATTACGACTACCCAACTCTATGCCATCTTAGAGGCCGTGTCTGACAGGGTGGAGATGCACGCTAACATTGGAAATCAGCGTGAGAACTGGAATACCCTTCTTCTCAACTCCATCAACATGATTACTCTCACTGCTGCCACCATGGCTGGTGCTGCAGCCATTGCTGGCGCCGGAATGCCCCTTTTGGCTCTTAAATTATCGTCCACGCTCTTGTATTCTGCGGCCACGGGGATGTTGCTTGCGATGAACAAAATACAGCCTTCACAACTTGCAGAGGAACAACGTAATGCCACGAGATTGTTCAAGCAGCTCCAGAGCAAAATCCAGAGTATGCTGTCTCTCGGGACTCCAACTCAAGAAGATGTGAAGGACGTGATGGAAAAGGTCTTGGCCCTCGACAGAGCCTACCCACTTCCCTTGCTTGGAGCAATGCTTGACAAGTTCCCTTCAAAGTACGAGCCTGCTGTTTGGTGGCCTTCAAAAAACCTCCAGAAGAAAAACAAGTCACGTGAAGGAAATAATGTACAGCAAGAGAAGAATGGGTGGAGTGAGGAACTGGAAGGTGAAATGCGAGAGATCGTTGAGGTGGTGAAGAGAAAGGACATTGAGGACTATGAAAGGCTGGGCAACCTGgtgttgaagatcaacaagGTTTTAGCCATCGCAGGACCATTACTCACAGGCATTGCAGCCGTTGGGTCTGCTTTTGTTGGTAACGGGTCATGGGCTGCAATAGTAGCGGTGGCTGCGGGGGCTCTAGGTAGCGCGGTTAATGCATTCGAACATGGCAGCCAAATTGGTATGGTGTTTGAGATGTATAGAAACTGCGGTGGCTTCTTCCGGCTACTCCAAGAATCAATAGAAGCCACACTTGAGGAAAGAGAtatggaaaaaagagaaaacggGGAGTTGTTTGAAATGAAGGTGGCTTTGAAACTGGGGAGAAGCTTATCACAACTCAAACAACTTGCCAAAAAGTCAGCTTCTTCCCGTATGGATGGAACTACCATAGATGAATTCGGTAGCAAGCTTTTTTAG